The following proteins are co-located in the Candidatus Methylomirabilota bacterium genome:
- a CDS encoding 4a-hydroxytetrahydrobiopterin dehydratase, with protein sequence MVSLVQENCGACRADAPRVTEEEMAELLPQLPHWQVVDREGIPQLERTFPFKDFASALEFTLRVGGVAEAEGHHPLLMVDTLCATDPPPPAWGKCTVVWWTRKIRGLHRNDFIMAAKTDRLYEEAGAQAARGIRWGMR encoded by the coding sequence ATGGTGAGCCTGGTCCAGGAGAATTGCGGGGCGTGTCGGGCGGACGCGCCCAGGGTAACCGAGGAAGAGATGGCCGAACTCTTGCCCCAGCTTCCCCACTGGCAAGTGGTGGACCGGGAGGGCATCCCCCAATTAGAACGAACGTTCCCATTCAAAGACTTCGCCTCAGCGCTGGAGTTCACCCTCCGAGTCGGCGGCGTGGCGGAGGCGGAGGGCCACCATCCCTTACTGATGGTGGATACGTTGTGTGCAACCGACCCACCGCCCCCCGCATGGGGCAAGTGCACCGTGGTGTGGTGGACTCGGAAGATTCGGGGCCTCCACCGCAACGACTTCATTATGGCGGCCAAGACCGACCGGCTGTATGAGGAGGCGGGAGCCCAAGCCGCCAGAGGTATACGTTGGGGTATGAGATGA
- a CDS encoding DUF2784 family protein, which produces MNTYAVLAWLVDFIHLLLIIYFVAGFFISINRHRTFRLIHSISISALLPIQLLFDFNCPLLVLDGRLRELAYPGITGEWYYKSFFVPLVQYLFGINMPEIIVTVATILGSIIAIITLVHILLSNKDLARQVI; this is translated from the coding sequence ATGAACACATACGCCGTTCTTGCATGGCTTGTAGATTTCATTCATCTCCTTCTTATCATTTACTTTGTTGCCGGATTTTTCATATCCATAAACAGACACCGCACCTTTCGGTTGATTCATAGTATTAGCATCTCAGCACTCCTCCCCATCCAGCTTCTCTTTGATTTCAACTGCCCCCTCCTGGTGCTCGACGGTCGCCTCCGAGAATTAGCCTACCCAGGAATCACCGGAGAATGGTATTACAAATCATTCTTTGTTCCGTTGGTCCAGTATCTTTTCGGCATCAATATGCCGGAAATCATCGTAACCGTTGCCACCATACTCGGTTCTATCATAGCAATTATTACGCTCGTGCATATTCTACTCTCCAACAAAGACTTGGCTCGCCAGGTAATATAA